The following coding sequences lie in one Spirosoma sp. KUDC1026 genomic window:
- a CDS encoding DUF2911 domain-containing protein yields MRKLVLSGVTLCLAAQLSTAQIKLPSPSPGATIMQTVGTTDLTVKYSRPSLKGRTPFTGDFVPVGKVWRTGANQATAFTTSTDLMVNGKTLPAGTYAIMSIPNQDAFTLIFNKNLSVTEQTYKQDEDVLRVDLTPSMGTEKTESFTIDFSDVTDSTANMNFKWNEAKATAKLGVDVNKNSAANVDKAVADKPEDAAVLQAAANYNLSKGRNLDQALTWIDKSIAQKETYRNLFVKSQILGKQGKYAEALPIAQKALTVGQAANDASFSFFKDGIEKSIAEYTSKMPAPAGKKGKKKA; encoded by the coding sequence ATGCGTAAACTCGTACTTAGTGGCGTTACGCTGTGCCTGGCGGCCCAGCTGTCAACGGCCCAGATCAAACTTCCGTCTCCCAGCCCCGGCGCTACCATCATGCAGACGGTAGGTACCACCGACCTGACGGTTAAATACTCGCGGCCCAGCCTGAAAGGCCGTACGCCCTTCACTGGCGATTTCGTACCCGTCGGAAAAGTATGGCGGACGGGCGCCAACCAGGCAACGGCGTTCACAACATCGACCGACCTGATGGTAAACGGCAAGACGCTGCCCGCCGGAACCTACGCCATCATGTCGATTCCAAACCAGGACGCCTTTACGCTGATCTTCAACAAGAATCTGAGCGTGACGGAACAGACATACAAACAGGATGAGGACGTGCTGCGGGTGGACCTGACGCCTTCGATGGGCACGGAGAAAACGGAGAGCTTTACCATTGATTTCAGCGACGTAACGGACAGTACGGCTAATATGAACTTCAAATGGAATGAAGCCAAAGCCACGGCAAAGTTGGGGGTTGACGTCAACAAGAACTCGGCCGCGAACGTCGATAAAGCCGTTGCCGACAAGCCCGAAGATGCCGCTGTTCTGCAGGCTGCCGCTAACTACAACCTGTCGAAAGGTCGTAATCTGGATCAGGCCCTGACCTGGATTGATAAGTCGATCGCCCAGAAAGAAACGTATCGGAACCTGTTCGTAAAATCGCAGATTCTGGGCAAACAGGGCAAATACGCCGAAGCGTTACCCATTGCGCAGAAAGCCCTGACGGTGGGTCAAGCGGCCAACGATGCGTCGTTCTCATTCTTCAAGGACGGCATCGAAAAGAGCATCGCTGAGTACACCAGCAAAATGCCAGCGCCCGCCGGAAAGAAAGGCAAGAAAAAAGCGTAA